The proteins below are encoded in one region of Malaclemys terrapin pileata isolate rMalTer1 chromosome 8, rMalTer1.hap1, whole genome shotgun sequence:
- the ABL2 gene encoding tyrosine-protein kinase ABL2 isoform X1, with protein MGQQVGRVGEPGAGLQQQPPPPQQPRGARGSSAARPAGRKREAAGRTAESGFNIFTQHEALHRPYGCDVEPQALNEAIRWSSKENLLGTTESDPNLFVALYDFVASGDNTLSITKGEKLRVLGYNQNGEWSEVCSKNGQGWVPSNYITPVNSLEKHSWYHGPVSRSAAEYLLSSLINGSFLVRESESSPGQLSISLRYEGRVYHYRINTTADGKVYVTAESRFNTLAELVHHHSTVADGLVTTLHYPAPKCNKPTVYGVSPIHDKWEMERTDITMKHKLGGGQYGEVYVGVWKKYNLTVAVKTLKEDTMEVEEFLKEAAVMKEIKHPNLVQLLGVCTLEPPFYIVTEYMPYGNLLDYLRECNREEVSAVVLLYMATQISSAMEYLEKKNFIHRDLAARNCLVGENHVVKVADFGLSRLMTGDTYTAHAGAKFPIKWTAPESLAYNTFSIKSDVWAFGVLLWEIATYGMSPYPGIDLSQVYDLLEKGYRMEQPEGCPPKVYELMRACWKWNPPDRPSFAETHQAFETMFHDSSISEEVAEELGRTASSSSIVPYLPRLPMLPSKTRTLKKQAENKENIEGTQDTVEHSASSSAPGFIRSTQPTSGSPALPRKQRDKSPSGLLEDAKETTFTRDRKGGFFSSFMKKRNAPTPPKRSSSFREMENQPHKKYELTGNFSSVASLQHVDGFSFTPTQQDANLAPAKCYSGGFAQRNFYSDDSGGTSSGGSASTGGGWSGITGFFTPRLIKKTLGLRAGKPTGAEEASKPFPRSNSTSSMSSGPPEQDRMAMTLPRNCQRSKIQLERTVSTSSQPEESIGRSTDLLPKRLEEGPALTRERPKAKLLPRGATALPVRTSSGDSAVAEKDCPGLATTTPKSKEKNSGTRQGALEDGERPGWSSPAKAAAILPTTHNHKVPVLISPTLKHTPADVQLIGTDSQGNKFKLLSEHQVTSSGDRDRPRRVKPKCAPPPPPVMRLLQQSPVCSDTAEELSNTAAAQHGLETSEGGKKAVVAHGGGKAGRPMMSPPQVPLSSSSTSPAKMANGTAGAKVALRKTKQAAEKISADKISKEALLECADLLSSAIAEPTPNSQLVDTGHQLLDYCSGYVDCIPQTRNKFAFREAVSKLELSLQELQVSSTAASVPGANPVLNNLLSCVQEISDVVQR; from the exons AGGCCCTTCACCGCCCCTATGGTTGTGATGTTgaaccccaggcactgaatgaaGCCATCAGGTGGAGCTCTAAGGAGAACCTGCTTGGAACCACTGAGAGCGATCCCAATCTTTTTGTTGCACTTTATGATTTTGTAGCAAGCGGCGACAACACACTCAGCATCACCAAAG GTGAGAAGCTACGAGTCCTGGGTTACAACCAGAATGGTGAATGGAGTGAGGTATGTTCTAAGAATGGACAGGGATGGGTGCCAAGCAACTATATCACACCAGTGAACAGCCTGGAGAAGCATTCCTGGTATCATGGGCCCGTGTCACGCAGTGCAGCCGAGTATCTGCTGAGCAGTCTCATCAATGGCAGCTTCCTGGTTCGTGAAAGTGAGAGCAGCCCAGGGCAGCTGTCCATCTCCCTCCGGTACGAGGGGCGTGTTTACCACTACAGGATCAATACCACCGCAGATGGAAAG GTGTATGTGACAGCTGAAAGCCGCTTCAACACATTAGCAGAGCTAGTTCACCATCATTCTACAGTGGCAGATGGACTGGTGACAACCTTGCATTACCCAGCACCCAAGTGCAATAAGCCCACAGTCTATGGAGTGTCCCCCATCCATGACAAGTGGGAGATGGAACGAACGGATATCACCATGAAGCACAAACTTGGGGGAGGGCAGTATGGTGAAGTGTACGTTGGTGTCTGGAAGAAATACAATCTCACGGTTGCTGTGAAAACACTAAAG GAAGATACCATGGAAGTGGAGGAGTTCTTGAAAGAAGCTGCTGTGATGAAGGAAATCAAGCACCCAAATCTAGTGCAATTATTAG GTGTATGCACCCTGGAGCCACCCTTTTACATTGTGACGGAATATATGCCATATGGGAACCTGCTGGACTACCTACGAGAATGCAACCGGGAGGAGGTGAGCGCTGTCGTGCTGCTCTACATGGCCACTCAGATCTCCTCTGCTATGGAGTACTTGGAGAAGAAGAATTTCATCCACAG GGACCTAGCAGCTCGAAACTGCTTGGTAGGAGAAAACCACGTGGTGAAGGTGGCTGACTTCGGCTTAAGTCGATTGATGACTGGAGATACCTACACAGCTCATGCTGGAGCCAAGTTTCCTATCAAGTGGACAGCACCTGAGAGCCTGGCCTATAACACCTTCTCAATTAAATCAGATGTGTGGG CCTTTGGGGTGCTATTATGGGAAATTGCCACCTACGGGATGTCACCATACCCAGGTATTGACCTCTCACAGGTGTACGATCTGCTGGAGAAGGGATATCGGATGGAACAACCAGAGGGGTGCCCGCCAAAAGTTTATGAACTGATGAGGGCAT GCTGGAAGTGGAATCCCCCAGACCGACCATCCTTTGCTGAGACCCATCAAGCCTTTGAAACAATGTTCCATGACTCCAGCATCTCTGAAG AGGTGGCAGAGGAGCTTGGAAGAACAGCCTCCTCCTCATCCATAGTTCCCTACTTGCCCCGGTTACCCATGCTTCCCTCCAAGACTAGGACTCTAAAGAAACAGGCAGAGAATAaggagaatattgaaggaacacAAGATACTGTGGAGCATTCGGCTTCCAGCTCAGCACCAG GGTTTATCAGAAGCACACAGCCAACAAGTGGATCTCCAGCACTGCCTCGCAAACAAAGGGACAAGTCCCCCAGCGGCCTCTTGGAAGATGCCAAAGAGACCACTTTCACCAGGGACAGAAAGGGTGGCTTTTTCAGCTCCTTTATGAAGAAGAGGAATGCCCCCACACCTCCAAAGCGTAGCAGTTCCTTCCGTGAGATGGAGAATCAGCCCCACAAGAAATATGAGCTCACGGGTAACTTTTCATCTGTTGCTTCCTTGCAGCATGTTGATGGATTTTCTTTTACTCCCACCCAGCAGGATGCAAACCTGGCCCCAGCCAAGTGCTACAGTGGGGGCTTTGCACAGAGGAACTTCTACAGTGATGACAGTGGTGGTACCAGCAGTGGTGGGAGTGCAAGCACTGGTGGTGGGTGGTCAGGCATCACAGGTTTCTTTACACCACGCTTAATTAAAAAGACACTGGGTTTACGAGCAGGGAAACCCACGGGTGCCGAAGAAGCTTCAAAGCCTTTTCCAAGGTCAAATTCTACATCTTCCATGTCTTCGGGGCCTCCCGAGCAGGATAGGATGGCAATGACTCTTCCTAGAAATTGTCAGAGGTCAAAAATCCAGCTGGAAAGGACAGTGTCCACCTCCTCTCAGCCAGAGGAGAGCATAGGTAGATCCACTGACCTGCTTCCCAAAAGGCTTGAAGAAGGCCCTGCTCTGACCAGAGAGAGACCGAAAGCCAAACTCTTGCCACGAGGTGCCACCGCTCTTCCAGTCAGAACCTCTTCAGGGGATTCAGCTGTTGCAGAGAAGGACTGTCCAGGTCTAGCAACAACCACCCCTAAgagcaaagaaaaaaacagtGGTACACGGCAAGGGGCCCTAGAAGATGGAGAGAGACCAGGATGGTCTTCTCCAGCAAAGGCTGCAGCAATACTTCCAACCACTCATAACCACAAAGTGCCAGTCCTAATCTCACCCACTCTAAAACATACTCCAGCAGACGTGCAGCTTATTGGCACAGACTCTCAGGGTAATAAATTTAAGCTCTTATCTGAGCATCAGGTCACATCTTCCGGCGACAGGGACCGGCCCAGACGGGTAAAACCAAAGTgtgccccacctccaccaccagtGATGAGGCTCCTGCAGCAGTCGCCCGTTTGCTCAGACACAGCAGAAGAGTTGAGCAACACCGCAGCAGCGCAGCATGGACTGGAAACAAGTGAAGGTGGTAAAAAGGCAGTGGTGGCACATGGTGGTGGAAAAGCTGGGAGGCCCATGATGTCGCCCCCTCAAGTGCCTCTGTCATCATCTTCCACCTCACCAGCAAAAATGGCCAATGGCACAGCGGGTGCTAAAGTGGCATTAAGAAAGACCAAACAGGCGGCTGAGAAAATCTCAGCGGACAAAATCAGCAAAGAGGCGCTGCTGGAGTGTGCAGACCTCCTCTCGAGTGCCATTGCCGAGCCAACGCCAAACAGCCAGCTGGTGGATACGGGGCACCAGCTGTTGGATTACTGCTCAGGCTATGTGGACTGCATCCCACAAACACGCAACAAATTTGCCTTCCGGGAAGCCGTGAGCAAACTGGAACTCAGCCTGCAGGAACTGCAGGTGTCCTCAACAGCTGCTAGTGTGCCCGGAGCAAACCCCGTCCTTAATAACTTATTGTCATGTGTCCAAGAAATCAGTGATGTGGTTCAAAGGTAG
- the ABL2 gene encoding tyrosine-protein kinase ABL2 isoform X4: MGPQPLRKESAPCSRNLNQRKHWDWLTHMQPHCHVSEKLRVLGYNQNGEWSEVCSKNGQGWVPSNYITPVNSLEKHSWYHGPVSRSAAEYLLSSLINGSFLVRESESSPGQLSISLRYEGRVYHYRINTTADGKVYVTAESRFNTLAELVHHHSTVADGLVTTLHYPAPKCNKPTVYGVSPIHDKWEMERTDITMKHKLGGGQYGEVYVGVWKKYNLTVAVKTLKEDTMEVEEFLKEAAVMKEIKHPNLVQLLGVCTLEPPFYIVTEYMPYGNLLDYLRECNREEVSAVVLLYMATQISSAMEYLEKKNFIHRDLAARNCLVGENHVVKVADFGLSRLMTGDTYTAHAGAKFPIKWTAPESLAYNTFSIKSDVWAFGVLLWEIATYGMSPYPGIDLSQVYDLLEKGYRMEQPEGCPPKVYELMRACWKWNPPDRPSFAETHQAFETMFHDSSISEEVAEELGRTASSSSIVPYLPRLPMLPSKTRTLKKQAENKENIEGTQDTVEHSASSSAPGFIRSTQPTSGSPALPRKQRDKSPSGLLEDAKETTFTRDRKGGFFSSFMKKRNAPTPPKRSSSFREMENQPHKKYELTGNFSSVASLQHVDGFSFTPTQQDANLAPAKCYSGGFAQRNFYSDDSGGTSSGGSASTGGGWSGITGFFTPRLIKKTLGLRAGKPTGAEEASKPFPRSNSTSSMSSGPPEQDRMAMTLPRNCQRSKIQLERTVSTSSQPEESIGRSTDLLPKRLEEGPALTRERPKAKLLPRGATALPVRTSSGDSAVAEKDCPGLATTTPKSKEKNSGTRQGALEDGERPGWSSPAKAAAILPTTHNHKVPVLISPTLKHTPADVQLIGTDSQGNKFKLLSEHQVTSSGDRDRPRRVKPKCAPPPPPVMRLLQQSPVCSDTAEELSNTAAAQHGLETSEGGKKAVVAHGGGKAGRPMMSPPQVPLSSSSTSPAKMANGTAGAKVALRKTKQAAEKISADKISKEALLECADLLSSAIAEPTPNSQLVDTGHQLLDYCSGYVDCIPQTRNKFAFREAVSKLELSLQELQVSSTAASVPGANPVLNNLLSCVQEISDVVQR, translated from the exons ATGGGTCCTCAACCTCTTAGGAAAGagtcagctccctgctccagaaATCTAAACCAGAGGAAGCACTGGGACTGGTTGACACATATGCAACCACATTGCCACGTTA GTGAGAAGCTACGAGTCCTGGGTTACAACCAGAATGGTGAATGGAGTGAGGTATGTTCTAAGAATGGACAGGGATGGGTGCCAAGCAACTATATCACACCAGTGAACAGCCTGGAGAAGCATTCCTGGTATCATGGGCCCGTGTCACGCAGTGCAGCCGAGTATCTGCTGAGCAGTCTCATCAATGGCAGCTTCCTGGTTCGTGAAAGTGAGAGCAGCCCAGGGCAGCTGTCCATCTCCCTCCGGTACGAGGGGCGTGTTTACCACTACAGGATCAATACCACCGCAGATGGAAAG GTGTATGTGACAGCTGAAAGCCGCTTCAACACATTAGCAGAGCTAGTTCACCATCATTCTACAGTGGCAGATGGACTGGTGACAACCTTGCATTACCCAGCACCCAAGTGCAATAAGCCCACAGTCTATGGAGTGTCCCCCATCCATGACAAGTGGGAGATGGAACGAACGGATATCACCATGAAGCACAAACTTGGGGGAGGGCAGTATGGTGAAGTGTACGTTGGTGTCTGGAAGAAATACAATCTCACGGTTGCTGTGAAAACACTAAAG GAAGATACCATGGAAGTGGAGGAGTTCTTGAAAGAAGCTGCTGTGATGAAGGAAATCAAGCACCCAAATCTAGTGCAATTATTAG GTGTATGCACCCTGGAGCCACCCTTTTACATTGTGACGGAATATATGCCATATGGGAACCTGCTGGACTACCTACGAGAATGCAACCGGGAGGAGGTGAGCGCTGTCGTGCTGCTCTACATGGCCACTCAGATCTCCTCTGCTATGGAGTACTTGGAGAAGAAGAATTTCATCCACAG GGACCTAGCAGCTCGAAACTGCTTGGTAGGAGAAAACCACGTGGTGAAGGTGGCTGACTTCGGCTTAAGTCGATTGATGACTGGAGATACCTACACAGCTCATGCTGGAGCCAAGTTTCCTATCAAGTGGACAGCACCTGAGAGCCTGGCCTATAACACCTTCTCAATTAAATCAGATGTGTGGG CCTTTGGGGTGCTATTATGGGAAATTGCCACCTACGGGATGTCACCATACCCAGGTATTGACCTCTCACAGGTGTACGATCTGCTGGAGAAGGGATATCGGATGGAACAACCAGAGGGGTGCCCGCCAAAAGTTTATGAACTGATGAGGGCAT GCTGGAAGTGGAATCCCCCAGACCGACCATCCTTTGCTGAGACCCATCAAGCCTTTGAAACAATGTTCCATGACTCCAGCATCTCTGAAG AGGTGGCAGAGGAGCTTGGAAGAACAGCCTCCTCCTCATCCATAGTTCCCTACTTGCCCCGGTTACCCATGCTTCCCTCCAAGACTAGGACTCTAAAGAAACAGGCAGAGAATAaggagaatattgaaggaacacAAGATACTGTGGAGCATTCGGCTTCCAGCTCAGCACCAG GGTTTATCAGAAGCACACAGCCAACAAGTGGATCTCCAGCACTGCCTCGCAAACAAAGGGACAAGTCCCCCAGCGGCCTCTTGGAAGATGCCAAAGAGACCACTTTCACCAGGGACAGAAAGGGTGGCTTTTTCAGCTCCTTTATGAAGAAGAGGAATGCCCCCACACCTCCAAAGCGTAGCAGTTCCTTCCGTGAGATGGAGAATCAGCCCCACAAGAAATATGAGCTCACGGGTAACTTTTCATCTGTTGCTTCCTTGCAGCATGTTGATGGATTTTCTTTTACTCCCACCCAGCAGGATGCAAACCTGGCCCCAGCCAAGTGCTACAGTGGGGGCTTTGCACAGAGGAACTTCTACAGTGATGACAGTGGTGGTACCAGCAGTGGTGGGAGTGCAAGCACTGGTGGTGGGTGGTCAGGCATCACAGGTTTCTTTACACCACGCTTAATTAAAAAGACACTGGGTTTACGAGCAGGGAAACCCACGGGTGCCGAAGAAGCTTCAAAGCCTTTTCCAAGGTCAAATTCTACATCTTCCATGTCTTCGGGGCCTCCCGAGCAGGATAGGATGGCAATGACTCTTCCTAGAAATTGTCAGAGGTCAAAAATCCAGCTGGAAAGGACAGTGTCCACCTCCTCTCAGCCAGAGGAGAGCATAGGTAGATCCACTGACCTGCTTCCCAAAAGGCTTGAAGAAGGCCCTGCTCTGACCAGAGAGAGACCGAAAGCCAAACTCTTGCCACGAGGTGCCACCGCTCTTCCAGTCAGAACCTCTTCAGGGGATTCAGCTGTTGCAGAGAAGGACTGTCCAGGTCTAGCAACAACCACCCCTAAgagcaaagaaaaaaacagtGGTACACGGCAAGGGGCCCTAGAAGATGGAGAGAGACCAGGATGGTCTTCTCCAGCAAAGGCTGCAGCAATACTTCCAACCACTCATAACCACAAAGTGCCAGTCCTAATCTCACCCACTCTAAAACATACTCCAGCAGACGTGCAGCTTATTGGCACAGACTCTCAGGGTAATAAATTTAAGCTCTTATCTGAGCATCAGGTCACATCTTCCGGCGACAGGGACCGGCCCAGACGGGTAAAACCAAAGTgtgccccacctccaccaccagtGATGAGGCTCCTGCAGCAGTCGCCCGTTTGCTCAGACACAGCAGAAGAGTTGAGCAACACCGCAGCAGCGCAGCATGGACTGGAAACAAGTGAAGGTGGTAAAAAGGCAGTGGTGGCACATGGTGGTGGAAAAGCTGGGAGGCCCATGATGTCGCCCCCTCAAGTGCCTCTGTCATCATCTTCCACCTCACCAGCAAAAATGGCCAATGGCACAGCGGGTGCTAAAGTGGCATTAAGAAAGACCAAACAGGCGGCTGAGAAAATCTCAGCGGACAAAATCAGCAAAGAGGCGCTGCTGGAGTGTGCAGACCTCCTCTCGAGTGCCATTGCCGAGCCAACGCCAAACAGCCAGCTGGTGGATACGGGGCACCAGCTGTTGGATTACTGCTCAGGCTATGTGGACTGCATCCCACAAACACGCAACAAATTTGCCTTCCGGGAAGCCGTGAGCAAACTGGAACTCAGCCTGCAGGAACTGCAGGTGTCCTCAACAGCTGCTAGTGTGCCCGGAGCAAACCCCGTCCTTAATAACTTATTGTCATGTGTCCAAGAAATCAGTGATGTGGTTCAAAGGTAG
- the ABL2 gene encoding tyrosine-protein kinase ABL2 isoform X2: protein MILGTVLLQSSSYGKEENLLCCLCNEASDSDLSDFTEALHRPYGCDVEPQALNEAIRWSSKENLLGTTESDPNLFVALYDFVASGDNTLSITKGEKLRVLGYNQNGEWSEVCSKNGQGWVPSNYITPVNSLEKHSWYHGPVSRSAAEYLLSSLINGSFLVRESESSPGQLSISLRYEGRVYHYRINTTADGKVYVTAESRFNTLAELVHHHSTVADGLVTTLHYPAPKCNKPTVYGVSPIHDKWEMERTDITMKHKLGGGQYGEVYVGVWKKYNLTVAVKTLKEDTMEVEEFLKEAAVMKEIKHPNLVQLLGVCTLEPPFYIVTEYMPYGNLLDYLRECNREEVSAVVLLYMATQISSAMEYLEKKNFIHRDLAARNCLVGENHVVKVADFGLSRLMTGDTYTAHAGAKFPIKWTAPESLAYNTFSIKSDVWAFGVLLWEIATYGMSPYPGIDLSQVYDLLEKGYRMEQPEGCPPKVYELMRACWKWNPPDRPSFAETHQAFETMFHDSSISEEVAEELGRTASSSSIVPYLPRLPMLPSKTRTLKKQAENKENIEGTQDTVEHSASSSAPGFIRSTQPTSGSPALPRKQRDKSPSGLLEDAKETTFTRDRKGGFFSSFMKKRNAPTPPKRSSSFREMENQPHKKYELTGNFSSVASLQHVDGFSFTPTQQDANLAPAKCYSGGFAQRNFYSDDSGGTSSGGSASTGGGWSGITGFFTPRLIKKTLGLRAGKPTGAEEASKPFPRSNSTSSMSSGPPEQDRMAMTLPRNCQRSKIQLERTVSTSSQPEESIGRSTDLLPKRLEEGPALTRERPKAKLLPRGATALPVRTSSGDSAVAEKDCPGLATTTPKSKEKNSGTRQGALEDGERPGWSSPAKAAAILPTTHNHKVPVLISPTLKHTPADVQLIGTDSQGNKFKLLSEHQVTSSGDRDRPRRVKPKCAPPPPPVMRLLQQSPVCSDTAEELSNTAAAQHGLETSEGGKKAVVAHGGGKAGRPMMSPPQVPLSSSSTSPAKMANGTAGAKVALRKTKQAAEKISADKISKEALLECADLLSSAIAEPTPNSQLVDTGHQLLDYCSGYVDCIPQTRNKFAFREAVSKLELSLQELQVSSTAASVPGANPVLNNLLSCVQEISDVVQR from the exons ATGATCCTGGGAACGGTTCTACTACAGTCCAGCAGTTATGGCAAAGAGGAGAACCTGCTTTGCTGTCTCTGCAATGAAGCCTCTGATTCTGATTTATCTGATTTCACAG AGGCCCTTCACCGCCCCTATGGTTGTGATGTTgaaccccaggcactgaatgaaGCCATCAGGTGGAGCTCTAAGGAGAACCTGCTTGGAACCACTGAGAGCGATCCCAATCTTTTTGTTGCACTTTATGATTTTGTAGCAAGCGGCGACAACACACTCAGCATCACCAAAG GTGAGAAGCTACGAGTCCTGGGTTACAACCAGAATGGTGAATGGAGTGAGGTATGTTCTAAGAATGGACAGGGATGGGTGCCAAGCAACTATATCACACCAGTGAACAGCCTGGAGAAGCATTCCTGGTATCATGGGCCCGTGTCACGCAGTGCAGCCGAGTATCTGCTGAGCAGTCTCATCAATGGCAGCTTCCTGGTTCGTGAAAGTGAGAGCAGCCCAGGGCAGCTGTCCATCTCCCTCCGGTACGAGGGGCGTGTTTACCACTACAGGATCAATACCACCGCAGATGGAAAG GTGTATGTGACAGCTGAAAGCCGCTTCAACACATTAGCAGAGCTAGTTCACCATCATTCTACAGTGGCAGATGGACTGGTGACAACCTTGCATTACCCAGCACCCAAGTGCAATAAGCCCACAGTCTATGGAGTGTCCCCCATCCATGACAAGTGGGAGATGGAACGAACGGATATCACCATGAAGCACAAACTTGGGGGAGGGCAGTATGGTGAAGTGTACGTTGGTGTCTGGAAGAAATACAATCTCACGGTTGCTGTGAAAACACTAAAG GAAGATACCATGGAAGTGGAGGAGTTCTTGAAAGAAGCTGCTGTGATGAAGGAAATCAAGCACCCAAATCTAGTGCAATTATTAG GTGTATGCACCCTGGAGCCACCCTTTTACATTGTGACGGAATATATGCCATATGGGAACCTGCTGGACTACCTACGAGAATGCAACCGGGAGGAGGTGAGCGCTGTCGTGCTGCTCTACATGGCCACTCAGATCTCCTCTGCTATGGAGTACTTGGAGAAGAAGAATTTCATCCACAG GGACCTAGCAGCTCGAAACTGCTTGGTAGGAGAAAACCACGTGGTGAAGGTGGCTGACTTCGGCTTAAGTCGATTGATGACTGGAGATACCTACACAGCTCATGCTGGAGCCAAGTTTCCTATCAAGTGGACAGCACCTGAGAGCCTGGCCTATAACACCTTCTCAATTAAATCAGATGTGTGGG CCTTTGGGGTGCTATTATGGGAAATTGCCACCTACGGGATGTCACCATACCCAGGTATTGACCTCTCACAGGTGTACGATCTGCTGGAGAAGGGATATCGGATGGAACAACCAGAGGGGTGCCCGCCAAAAGTTTATGAACTGATGAGGGCAT GCTGGAAGTGGAATCCCCCAGACCGACCATCCTTTGCTGAGACCCATCAAGCCTTTGAAACAATGTTCCATGACTCCAGCATCTCTGAAG AGGTGGCAGAGGAGCTTGGAAGAACAGCCTCCTCCTCATCCATAGTTCCCTACTTGCCCCGGTTACCCATGCTTCCCTCCAAGACTAGGACTCTAAAGAAACAGGCAGAGAATAaggagaatattgaaggaacacAAGATACTGTGGAGCATTCGGCTTCCAGCTCAGCACCAG GGTTTATCAGAAGCACACAGCCAACAAGTGGATCTCCAGCACTGCCTCGCAAACAAAGGGACAAGTCCCCCAGCGGCCTCTTGGAAGATGCCAAAGAGACCACTTTCACCAGGGACAGAAAGGGTGGCTTTTTCAGCTCCTTTATGAAGAAGAGGAATGCCCCCACACCTCCAAAGCGTAGCAGTTCCTTCCGTGAGATGGAGAATCAGCCCCACAAGAAATATGAGCTCACGGGTAACTTTTCATCTGTTGCTTCCTTGCAGCATGTTGATGGATTTTCTTTTACTCCCACCCAGCAGGATGCAAACCTGGCCCCAGCCAAGTGCTACAGTGGGGGCTTTGCACAGAGGAACTTCTACAGTGATGACAGTGGTGGTACCAGCAGTGGTGGGAGTGCAAGCACTGGTGGTGGGTGGTCAGGCATCACAGGTTTCTTTACACCACGCTTAATTAAAAAGACACTGGGTTTACGAGCAGGGAAACCCACGGGTGCCGAAGAAGCTTCAAAGCCTTTTCCAAGGTCAAATTCTACATCTTCCATGTCTTCGGGGCCTCCCGAGCAGGATAGGATGGCAATGACTCTTCCTAGAAATTGTCAGAGGTCAAAAATCCAGCTGGAAAGGACAGTGTCCACCTCCTCTCAGCCAGAGGAGAGCATAGGTAGATCCACTGACCTGCTTCCCAAAAGGCTTGAAGAAGGCCCTGCTCTGACCAGAGAGAGACCGAAAGCCAAACTCTTGCCACGAGGTGCCACCGCTCTTCCAGTCAGAACCTCTTCAGGGGATTCAGCTGTTGCAGAGAAGGACTGTCCAGGTCTAGCAACAACCACCCCTAAgagcaaagaaaaaaacagtGGTACACGGCAAGGGGCCCTAGAAGATGGAGAGAGACCAGGATGGTCTTCTCCAGCAAAGGCTGCAGCAATACTTCCAACCACTCATAACCACAAAGTGCCAGTCCTAATCTCACCCACTCTAAAACATACTCCAGCAGACGTGCAGCTTATTGGCACAGACTCTCAGGGTAATAAATTTAAGCTCTTATCTGAGCATCAGGTCACATCTTCCGGCGACAGGGACCGGCCCAGACGGGTAAAACCAAAGTgtgccccacctccaccaccagtGATGAGGCTCCTGCAGCAGTCGCCCGTTTGCTCAGACACAGCAGAAGAGTTGAGCAACACCGCAGCAGCGCAGCATGGACTGGAAACAAGTGAAGGTGGTAAAAAGGCAGTGGTGGCACATGGTGGTGGAAAAGCTGGGAGGCCCATGATGTCGCCCCCTCAAGTGCCTCTGTCATCATCTTCCACCTCACCAGCAAAAATGGCCAATGGCACAGCGGGTGCTAAAGTGGCATTAAGAAAGACCAAACAGGCGGCTGAGAAAATCTCAGCGGACAAAATCAGCAAAGAGGCGCTGCTGGAGTGTGCAGACCTCCTCTCGAGTGCCATTGCCGAGCCAACGCCAAACAGCCAGCTGGTGGATACGGGGCACCAGCTGTTGGATTACTGCTCAGGCTATGTGGACTGCATCCCACAAACACGCAACAAATTTGCCTTCCGGGAAGCCGTGAGCAAACTGGAACTCAGCCTGCAGGAACTGCAGGTGTCCTCAACAGCTGCTAGTGTGCCCGGAGCAAACCCCGTCCTTAATAACTTATTGTCATGTGTCCAAGAAATCAGTGATGTGGTTCAAAGGTAG